The genomic region TTTAGGGCAAAGCCCAGAAGATTTGTTTCAAAGAAGTCATATTTTTTCGGTTCGTTGCGGCTATTATTCCGCCGGAAATTTGTTTATATTAGCTGCCTTAGTTTCAAACGAAAACCGCCCCACTGAATTAGCTATTGCTTATTTCAAGATAGACTCTACTCATAATAACTGGACAAGCTACTACTACAGCACTGATTTAGAGAACAATAACACCAACTTACAGCATTTAGATTTCGCTGTTTATGCCCAAGAGGCTATTCTTACCGCAGAAGTGATTGACACATCCGGAAATCTGCTAAAAAATGCTGTTTTACAAATGAGCTTAACGAACATCGAACAGTCCAAACCAAGTTATCTAAACTGGAAGAATCTGCCCACTTTTTTTGTTGGAACTCCCGGATTATTATGTCCGGTAAAGTCTCGAAATACTCCTCCCTACTACATTATATCAACTCAAAAGACCAGTTTCTCCCAAATTTTCATGTATTCTATTTCGGACACGCTGGGTGGGGCAGCCGAAATCACCGCTTCTGGAGCCTCAATCCCTACTTATTACGAACCACAGTCATTTCAGCCCAATGGCTCTCCCCTACTCACCTGCGGAGATACGCGCATACGAGATGCTTATTTGCAAGATTCTTCTCTGTATTTTACCTATACTTCTCAAAATAACGGTTTTAGCTCAGCTATCTTTGCAAAACTGAACTTAAATACCGCCCAAGTTGAAATCCTAAACAAACAAGATACCTTAGAGCGTTCTTGTTTTTCGGCTATTGCTCCGTTATTAGAAAGCGGAAATTGGATAGGAAACGTTATTTCCCAAAAAAAATACCCTAATTCCGGTTTTGGATACTCTGAGGCTTACAGCATTACGGCTAATTCGGTCATTTCAGATGCAATTCAGCTCAAAGCAAGTACAGAAACCCCCGATAATGCCGACTGGGGAAGTGTATCTCAAATCGTATCTACATCCAACAATACTTCTTGGGTACTTACCTCTTTTCATAAAAACAATAAATTACAAACAACTGCTATTGAACTAATTAGCCAAACGACATCCAGAAATACACCGAACAATACCCAGCATATTACTGTTTTTCCGAACCCGGCAAGTCGTAATGTTAGCATTAATTTACAAAGTTGCCCAACGCCTATTGAATATATTTTGGTTCAAAATATTTCAGGAAATGTCATTTTAAAAACTGATATAAAAAGCAATACTGATTTGAATATAGATATTTCAAACTGGGAAAAAGGTATGTATTTTATTGATGTTAAATTTGTTAATGGAAATAATGTATATGAAAAATTGGCAATTCAATAAATTTAAGGTAGTTTTTATTTTGGGAATAGTGTTCTTTTTGGCTTCCTGCCACGGGAGCAAGAATGTTTCTTCTAAAAACAAATCTACTTCAGATAAGACAACCGCCACCGAATCTCACCCCACCGGTAACAATGGCAATAAGAGTGCAGAACAAAACCCCGCCACTAATTCTGAAAACTTAAATCCGGTTAAAGACAGGCAACTTCCAGCAAAAGAAAACGCACCTACCATTTTTCAGGAAATCCCTAACCCAAATAGAAAACCCTGAAATAGAAATCGTTGTAGCTATGTAATTGGCAAAAAAGCTAACTTTACAATTTAGATTTAAAACCAAAACTACTTTTTGTACCTTCCTGTGATACGAAATA from Bacteroidia bacterium harbors:
- a CDS encoding T9SS type A sorting domain-containing protein, which translates into the protein MIFDNRYFKFLLLILSSIYSAYGQQVQLSKGRSITHLVNESSFPYGVSASDSDWVLLASSKKISVHSPNLTEVLGQSPEDLFQRSHIFSVRCGYYSAGNLFILAALVSNENRPTELAIAYFKIDSTHNNWTSYYYSTDLENNNTNLQHLDFAVYAQEAILTAEVIDTSGNLLKNAVLQMSLTNIEQSKPSYLNWKNLPTFFVGTPGLLCPVKSRNTPPYYIISTQKTSFSQIFMYSISDTLGGAAEITASGASIPTYYEPQSFQPNGSPLLTCGDTRIRDAYLQDSSLYFTYTSQNNGFSSAIFAKLNLNTAQVEILNKQDTLERSCFSAIAPLLESGNWIGNVISQKKYPNSGFGYSEAYSITANSVISDAIQLKASTETPDNADWGSVSQIVSTSNNTSWVLTSFHKNNKLQTTAIELISQTTSRNTPNNTQHITVFPNPASRNVSINLQSCPTPIEYILVQNISGNVILKTDIKSNTDLNIDISNWEKGMYFIDVKFVNGNNVYEKLAIQ